In a single window of the Pseudohongiella acticola genome:
- a CDS encoding gamma carbonic anhydrase family protein translates to MAIKAFETHIPELGQGVFVDESAIVIGDVKIGKDSSVWPMTVIRGDIHRIRIGERSSIQDGSVLHVTHAGPFNPDGYPCTVGDDVTVGHKVMLHGCTIHDRVLVGMGATVMDGAVVESDVIIGAGSLVPPGKKLESGYLYVGSPVKQARALNDDEKSFFLYSAKKYRELKDRYLSASKIP, encoded by the coding sequence ATGGCAATCAAAGCATTCGAAACCCATATCCCCGAACTGGGGCAGGGCGTGTTCGTCGATGAAAGCGCCATTGTCATCGGCGATGTAAAAATCGGCAAGGATTCATCGGTGTGGCCCATGACCGTGATACGCGGCGACATTCACCGCATCCGGATCGGCGAGCGCAGCAGTATTCAGGACGGTTCGGTGTTACATGTCACTCACGCCGGCCCGTTCAATCCGGACGGCTACCCCTGCACTGTTGGTGACGATGTCACGGTCGGACACAAGGTTATGCTGCATGGCTGCACCATTCACGACCGCGTGTTGGTTGGCATGGGTGCAACTGTCATGGATGGCGCCGTGGTGGAATCCGATGTCATCATTGGTGCAGGCAGCCTGGTGCCACCGGGCAAAAAGCTGGAGAGCGGTTACCTTTATGTCGGCTCTCCGGTGAAGCAGGCCAGAGCGCTGAATGATGACGAGAAATCGTTTTTCCTGTACAGCGCCAAAAAATACAGGGAGCTCAAGGATCGCTACCTGAGTGCGTCAAAGATTCCCTAG
- the def gene encoding peptide deformylase, with protein MAKLDILEFPDSRLRTVAKPVAQVDDALRQVIDDMFETMYEAPGIGLAATQVNVHKQLIVIDISDDSSAPLVFINPRLEVLDEDLEEYDEGCLSVPGFYETVSRPRRIKVQALDRNGEAFEMVADGLLATCIQHEMDHLNGKLFVDYLSTIKRQRIRSKLQKAHKQAAMA; from the coding sequence ATGGCGAAACTGGACATACTGGAATTCCCTGATTCCCGATTGCGTACCGTGGCCAAGCCGGTAGCGCAGGTCGATGATGCCCTGCGTCAGGTTATCGATGACATGTTCGAAACCATGTATGAAGCGCCCGGCATTGGTCTGGCCGCGACCCAGGTCAATGTTCACAAGCAGCTCATTGTCATTGATATTTCCGACGACAGCAGCGCGCCGCTGGTCTTCATCAATCCCCGTCTGGAAGTACTGGACGAGGATCTGGAAGAATATGATGAGGGCTGTCTGTCCGTACCGGGTTTTTATGAGACCGTCAGCCGCCCGCGCCGGATCAAGGTTCAGGCACTGGATCGCAACGGTGAAGCTTTTGAAATGGTCGCCGATGGCTTGCTGGCCACCTGTATCCAGCATGAAATGGACCATCTGAATGGCAAACTGTTTGTCGATTATCTGAGCACAATCAAACGTCAGCGAATTCGCAGCAAGCTGCAAAAGGCCCATAAACAGGCAGCCATGGCCTGA
- a CDS encoding M3 family metallopeptidase codes for MSTQPGHQTGSQPSPQPSSQSASASNNPLLQFERLPDFPSIRAEHIKPAVQTVLEQSRAALDRILADAKNQTAPDWQSLIDALDDQDDQLSKVWSTASHLNSVANTSDIREAYNDCQPLITEYYAALGQNEQLFGCVEALSARADELNLDGSQRKIIADTLLDFRLAGVNLPAAEKKRFAEIQTRLSHLSNVFSNNVLDATRAWTRHLADDTLLVGVPEMARQAAATAASGKGLTGYLLTLDFPCYYAVMTYADNAGLREDMYRAFATRASDQAIAAAPDKEAAPEKAVAVTQWNNYDIIREILQLRQEEAALLGYEHYAALSVARKMAKSVDQVNAFLDDLTRYSRPAAEREFRELGEFARDTHGVNKLNAWDVSYYSEKLRKQSYDISQEELRAWFPLDKVRQGLFSIVETLYGVQVERDLGAGVWDPAVDFYNIRRDGEIVARFYFDLFTREGKRGGAWMADCRSRRLITQDGIAVQQQIPVAFLVCNFAPPADAQTPALLTHNDVTTLFHEFGHGLHHMLTQENYLRCSGITGVAWDAVELPSQLMENWCWDPESIALISGHYQTGEPLPKALLDKMLAAKNFQSGMHSVRQLEFALFDFSLHQAPVDLTRDFVGDALALARSKTAVYPVPAYNRFQNSFSHIFAGGYSAGYYSYKWAEVLSADVFSRFEETGVLNPDTGKAFYDKILSKGGGTDALTLFVDFMGREPDLAALLKQEGLQVQ; via the coding sequence ATGTCAACGCAGCCAGGCCATCAAACAGGCTCTCAACCAAGCCCTCAACCAAGCTCGCAATCAGCGTCAGCCAGCAACAACCCGTTATTGCAGTTTGAGCGTCTGCCCGACTTTCCGTCGATACGCGCTGAGCATATCAAGCCGGCCGTGCAAACGGTGCTGGAGCAGAGCCGGGCCGCGCTGGACAGGATCCTGGCCGATGCCAAAAACCAGACTGCGCCGGACTGGCAAAGCCTGATAGATGCTCTTGACGATCAGGACGATCAATTGAGCAAAGTCTGGTCAACTGCAAGCCATCTGAATTCTGTTGCCAATACATCCGACATTCGCGAAGCCTATAACGATTGCCAGCCGTTGATTACCGAATACTATGCGGCATTGGGGCAGAATGAACAGCTGTTTGGCTGTGTTGAGGCGTTAAGTGCGCGGGCCGACGAACTCAACCTGGATGGCTCCCAACGCAAAATCATTGCTGACACGCTGCTCGATTTCAGGCTTGCCGGGGTCAACCTGCCAGCTGCGGAAAAGAAGCGCTTTGCCGAGATTCAGACCCGGCTCAGTCACCTGTCCAATGTCTTCAGCAACAATGTGTTGGACGCAACCCGGGCCTGGACCCGGCACCTGGCTGACGACACGCTGCTGGTGGGTGTTCCCGAGATGGCGCGGCAGGCGGCGGCAACGGCGGCGTCCGGTAAAGGTCTGACCGGCTACCTGTTGACGCTGGACTTTCCCTGCTACTACGCGGTGATGACGTATGCCGATAATGCGGGGTTGCGGGAGGATATGTACCGTGCGTTTGCCACCCGTGCCTCTGATCAGGCCATTGCGGCTGCTCCTGATAAAGAAGCTGCGCCGGAAAAAGCGGTCGCAGTAACACAATGGAACAACTACGATATCATTCGCGAGATTCTGCAGCTGCGTCAGGAAGAGGCCGCGTTGCTTGGGTATGAGCATTACGCGGCGCTGTCTGTGGCGCGGAAAATGGCTAAATCAGTCGATCAGGTCAATGCCTTCCTTGACGATCTGACACGCTACAGTCGACCGGCTGCCGAGCGCGAATTCCGGGAGCTGGGCGAATTTGCCCGTGACACGCACGGTGTTAACAAGCTCAATGCCTGGGATGTGTCCTATTACAGCGAGAAGCTGCGTAAACAGAGCTACGATATTTCCCAGGAAGAGCTGCGCGCCTGGTTCCCGCTGGACAAGGTGCGCCAGGGTCTGTTTTCCATTGTCGAGACGCTGTACGGGGTACAGGTTGAACGTGACCTCGGCGCCGGCGTGTGGGATCCGGCTGTGGACTTCTACAACATTCGTCGGGACGGCGAGATTGTGGCGCGTTTCTATTTTGACCTGTTTACCCGCGAAGGCAAACGCGGCGGCGCGTGGATGGCCGACTGTCGCAGCCGACGCCTGATCACGCAAGATGGCATCGCCGTGCAGCAACAGATTCCGGTGGCCTTTCTGGTCTGCAATTTTGCGCCCCCGGCCGATGCACAGACACCGGCGTTGCTGACACACAACGATGTCACCACCCTGTTCCATGAGTTCGGCCACGGCCTGCATCACATGCTGACGCAGGAAAACTACCTGCGTTGTTCGGGTATCACCGGTGTCGCCTGGGATGCGGTGGAGTTGCCCAGTCAGTTGATGGAAAACTGGTGCTGGGACCCCGAGTCGATTGCTCTTATTTCGGGCCATTACCAGACTGGTGAGCCCCTGCCCAAAGCCCTGTTAGACAAAATGCTGGCCGCCAAGAATTTTCAGTCCGGTATGCACAGCGTGCGGCAACTGGAATTTGCACTGTTCGATTTCTCGCTGCACCAGGCCCCTGTCGATTTGACGCGTGATTTTGTGGGTGACGCTCTGGCGTTGGCGCGAAGTAAAACCGCGGTTTATCCGGTCCCTGCCTATAATCGCTTTCAAAACAGCTTTTCGCATATCTTTGCCGGTGGCTACTCGGCTGGTTATTACAGCTACAAGTGGGCCGAAGTCCTGTCCGCCGATGTGTTCTCCCGGTTTGAGGAAACCGGTGTCCTCAATCCGGATACCGGCAAAGCTTTTTATGACAAAATATTGTCAAAAGGCGGTGGCACAGACGCGCTGACCCTGTTTGTTGACTTCATGGGTAGAGAGCCAGACCTGGCGGCCCTGCTGAAGCAGGAAGGTCTGCAAGTACAGTAA
- the aroE gene encoding shikimate dehydrogenase yields MSNTDRYAVVGYPVTHSKSPFIHALFARQTEQDIDYGRMEVAPEDFLHSVREFFDQGGKGLNITLPHKEAAWQLVDWHAPNAERAGAVNTIYQLDDGRLAGDNTDGVGMVRDIEQNHGGHLQGARILVLGAGGAVRGVLPRLMAAQPASVCIVNRTLARAEALTKLFSDQCDISALPYSGLQDMTTSFDWIINGSAGGLKGELPPLPDALVAPATGCYDMVYAPGGTVFQKWAGDRGAARSLDGSGMLVEQAAESFRLWRGVRPETATVIRMLQQELGNL; encoded by the coding sequence ATGAGCAACACTGATCGTTATGCTGTTGTGGGCTACCCGGTAACTCACAGCAAGTCTCCTTTCATTCATGCGCTGTTTGCCAGACAGACAGAACAGGACATCGACTACGGACGCATGGAAGTCGCACCAGAGGATTTTCTGCACAGTGTGCGCGAATTCTTTGACCAGGGCGGCAAGGGCCTGAACATAACTCTGCCGCACAAGGAAGCCGCCTGGCAATTGGTGGACTGGCACGCACCCAACGCTGAACGGGCAGGCGCGGTTAATACAATTTACCAGCTCGATGACGGACGACTTGCTGGTGACAACACCGATGGCGTGGGCATGGTGCGTGATATTGAGCAAAACCACGGTGGCCATTTGCAGGGCGCGCGCATACTGGTATTGGGCGCCGGCGGTGCGGTCCGGGGCGTGCTGCCCAGGTTGATGGCAGCGCAGCCGGCATCGGTGTGCATCGTCAATCGCACTCTGGCCAGAGCAGAAGCGCTGACGAAATTATTTTCCGACCAGTGCGATATCTCGGCCCTGCCGTATTCCGGCTTGCAGGATATGACAACGTCCTTTGACTGGATCATCAATGGCAGTGCCGGTGGCCTTAAGGGTGAATTGCCGCCCTTGCCGGACGCGCTGGTGGCGCCGGCAACGGGGTGCTACGACATGGTGTACGCGCCAGGTGGCACTGTATTTCAGAAATGGGCAGGCGATCGCGGCGCGGCAAGGTCTCTGGACGGTTCCGGCATGCTGGTGGAGCAGGCAGCAGAGTCATTTCGCCTGTGGCGTGGCGTTCGGCCAGAGACTGCGACCGTGATCAGAATGCTGCAGCAGGAACTAGGGAATCTTTGA
- the hemF gene encoding oxygen-dependent coproporphyrinogen oxidase, with protein MADNNNPGANAPADDAALDADRVREFLLNLQNEICQRLEALDGRSRFHEDSWLRDKGGSGISRVISDGAVFEKGGVNFSHVFGDSLPPSASASRPEMAGRSFQAMGVSLVIHPDNPLVPTSHANFRFFIAEKPGETPVWWFGGGYDLTPYYGNDEDCRHWHQVAKDACDKHGAALYPRFKQACDEYFFLPHRQEPRGIGGLFFDDFNELDFEQSFAMVQDIANSFIEAYAPIVEARASLPFTETQKQFQRYRRGRYVEFNLVYDRGTLFGLQSGLGRVESILMSLPPEVRWIYDWHPEPGSEEEKLYTDYLRPRAWV; from the coding sequence ATGGCTGACAATAACAATCCCGGCGCTAACGCACCAGCAGACGACGCAGCGCTCGATGCCGACAGGGTGCGCGAGTTCCTGCTGAACCTGCAGAATGAAATTTGCCAGCGTCTGGAAGCCCTGGACGGTCGCAGCCGTTTTCATGAAGATAGCTGGCTGCGGGATAAAGGCGGCAGTGGCATCAGTCGCGTGATCAGTGATGGCGCCGTGTTTGAAAAAGGCGGCGTCAATTTTTCCCATGTCTTTGGTGATTCATTGCCACCATCGGCATCCGCGTCACGGCCGGAAATGGCCGGACGCAGCTTCCAGGCCATGGGTGTGTCGCTGGTGATACATCCGGACAATCCGCTGGTACCCACATCGCATGCAAATTTTCGATTTTTTATTGCCGAAAAACCGGGTGAGACGCCAGTGTGGTGGTTTGGTGGTGGCTATGACCTGACCCCTTATTATGGCAATGACGAGGATTGTCGGCACTGGCATCAGGTTGCCAAAGACGCCTGTGACAAACATGGTGCCGCTCTCTATCCACGCTTTAAACAGGCCTGTGATGAATATTTCTTTTTGCCTCACCGTCAGGAGCCGCGCGGTATTGGTGGTCTGTTCTTTGATGATTTTAATGAACTGGACTTTGAGCAAAGTTTTGCCATGGTGCAGGATATCGCCAACAGCTTTATTGAGGCGTATGCGCCGATCGTTGAAGCGCGCGCGTCACTGCCATTCACCGAAACCCAGAAACAATTTCAGCGTTATCGCCGAGGCCGGTATGTCGAGTTCAATCTGGTCTACGATCGGGGCACCCTGTTCGGGCTGCAGTCCGGTCTGGGCCGGGTCGAGTCCATTCTGATGTCATTGCCGCCCGAGGTACGCTGGATATATGACTGGCATCCCGAACCTGGCAGCGAGGAAGAAAAACTGTACACCGACTATCTGCGTCCGCGCGCGTGGGTTTGA
- the fmt gene encoding methionyl-tRNA formyltransferase codes for MKLVFAGTPAFAASHLAALIAQGHDIAAVYTQPDRASGRGKKLQASPVKVLALKHNLPVLQPASLKDAQAQAELAAFRPDLMIVVAYGLLLPKAVLDIPRFGCINVHASLLPRWRGAAPIERALLAGDTETGVTIMQMDVGLDTGDMLYKLVTPLTAQDDRQQLENRLATLGCEGLLHTLANFAHLSSHAQQQDDSLSTYARKLDKSEARIDWQASGSDISRTILAGIGRQPAYSFLDGERIRLLRATWLPAKQTDSAPPGTIIKQNDAAGTNKGQSNNALSIACTDGALVVTEVQLPGKNPVAVRDLKNSRPALFAAGKQFSTDDPNETR; via the coding sequence ATGAAACTGGTTTTTGCCGGCACTCCCGCGTTTGCGGCTTCCCACCTGGCCGCCCTGATTGCACAGGGCCATGACATTGCTGCCGTCTATACGCAGCCGGACCGGGCCTCTGGTCGCGGCAAAAAACTTCAGGCCAGTCCGGTCAAGGTGCTCGCCCTCAAGCATAATCTGCCCGTGTTGCAGCCAGCGTCATTAAAAGATGCACAGGCTCAGGCCGAACTGGCGGCTTTTCGCCCGGACCTTATGATTGTGGTGGCGTATGGCCTGTTGTTGCCCAAAGCGGTACTCGACATTCCCCGTTTTGGCTGCATCAACGTCCACGCCTCACTGCTACCACGCTGGCGTGGCGCGGCGCCCATCGAACGTGCGCTGCTTGCTGGTGATACTGAGACCGGGGTCACGATCATGCAAATGGACGTCGGCCTGGATACCGGCGACATGTTATACAAGCTGGTGACGCCATTGACCGCCCAGGACGACCGCCAGCAACTGGAGAACCGGCTGGCGACGCTGGGATGTGAGGGGTTACTGCATACACTGGCAAACTTTGCTCACCTGAGCAGTCACGCCCAACAACAGGATGACAGCCTGAGTACCTACGCCCGCAAACTCGACAAGTCCGAGGCACGCATCGACTGGCAGGCCAGTGGCTCTGATATTTCGCGCACAATTCTTGCCGGTATTGGCCGTCAACCGGCCTACAGTTTTCTGGACGGTGAGCGCATACGCTTATTGCGCGCTACCTGGTTGCCTGCCAAACAGACCGACAGTGCCCCACCTGGCACTATTATCAAACAAAACGACGCCGCTGGCACAAATAAGGGTCAAAGTAACAATGCGCTGAGCATTGCCTGCACCGACGGCGCGCTCGTGGTAACTGAAGTGCAACTGCCAGGGAAAAACCCGGTGGCCGTGCGTGACCTGAAGAACTCGCGACCGGCATTGTTCGCAGCCGGTAAACAGTTCAGCACCGACGACCCAAATGAAACCCGCTAA
- the ctaD gene encoding cytochrome c oxidase subunit I — MSAAHDHHHGPAKGISRWLFTTNHKDIGSMYLWFSFAMFLLGGTFALVIRAELFQPGLQFVEPNFFNQMTTMHGLIMVFGAVMPAFVGLANWMIPLMIGAPDMALPRMNNWSFWILPFAFAMMVSTLFMDGGGPNFGWTFYAPLSTTYAPPSTTFFIFAVHILGASSIMGAINVIATILNMRAPGMTLMKMPLFVWTWLITAYLLIAVMPVLAGVVTMMLFDIHFGTAFFDAAGGGDPVLFQHLFWFFGHPEVYIMILPAFGIVSAIIPTFARKRLFGYDSMVYATASIAFLSFIVWAHHMFTVGMPLAGQLFFMYATMLIAVPTGVKVFNWVATMFRGSMTFETPMLFAIAFVVLFTIGGFTGVMLAITPVDFQYHDTYFVVAHFHYVLVPGAVFSLMAAAYYWLPKWTGYMYDETLGKLHFWLSFIGVNLLFFPQHFLGLAGMPRRIPDYALQFADFNWISSVGGFLFGFSQLILLFVIIKCIRGGKKASAQVWEGAQGLEWTVASPAPYHTFETPPDPALIKAQ; from the coding sequence ATGAGCGCTGCACACGATCATCATCACGGCCCCGCCAAAGGCATATCGCGATGGTTGTTTACTACCAACCATAAAGATATTGGCTCTATGTACTTGTGGTTCAGCTTTGCCATGTTTCTCCTGGGCGGCACCTTCGCCCTGGTGATTCGCGCTGAACTGTTCCAACCGGGTCTGCAATTTGTAGAACCCAACTTCTTTAACCAGATGACGACCATGCACGGTCTGATCATGGTATTCGGTGCGGTCATGCCTGCGTTTGTAGGCCTGGCCAACTGGATGATTCCGCTGATGATTGGCGCGCCGGACATGGCGTTGCCGCGGATGAATAACTGGAGTTTCTGGATTCTGCCGTTCGCGTTCGCGATGATGGTATCCACGCTGTTCATGGACGGCGGCGGACCCAACTTTGGCTGGACGTTCTATGCGCCGCTGTCCACGACTTACGCGCCGCCCTCCACTACGTTCTTCATTTTTGCCGTACACATTCTGGGTGCTTCATCCATTATGGGTGCGATAAACGTGATTGCGACCATCCTCAACATGCGTGCCCCGGGCATGACACTGATGAAGATGCCGCTGTTCGTATGGACCTGGCTGATCACGGCTTACCTGCTGATCGCAGTAATGCCGGTTCTGGCCGGTGTCGTCACCATGATGCTGTTCGACATCCACTTCGGCACCGCCTTCTTTGACGCGGCCGGTGGCGGTGACCCGGTTCTGTTCCAGCACCTGTTCTGGTTCTTCGGACACCCGGAAGTTTACATCATGATTCTGCCGGCATTTGGTATCGTGTCTGCCATCATCCCGACCTTCGCCCGCAAGCGTCTGTTTGGTTATGACTCCATGGTATATGCAACGGCGTCGATTGCTTTCCTGTCCTTCATCGTCTGGGCGCATCACATGTTCACAGTCGGTATGCCCCTGGCGGGCCAGCTGTTCTTCATGTACGCGACCATGCTGATTGCGGTACCGACCGGTGTGAAGGTATTCAACTGGGTGGCAACCATGTTCCGTGGTTCCATGACCTTTGAAACACCCATGCTGTTTGCCATCGCCTTTGTTGTGCTGTTTACCATTGGTGGATTCACCGGCGTCATGCTGGCGATCACCCCGGTGGATTTCCAGTACCATGACACTTACTTCGTGGTTGCCCATTTCCACTACGTACTGGTGCCGGGTGCGGTGTTCTCCCTGATGGCGGCCGCTTACTACTGGCTGCCGAAGTGGACTGGCTACATGTATGACGAGACGCTGGGCAAGCTGCACTTCTGGCTGTCCTTCATCGGCGTCAATCTGCTGTTTTTCCCACAACACTTCCTGGGTCTGGCCGGCATGCCACGTCGTATTCCGGACTACGCCCTGCAGTTTGCTGACTTTAACTGGATCTCCAGTGTCGGCGGCTTCCTGTTTGGTTTCTCCCAGCTGATCCTGCTGTTTGTCATCATCAAATGTATCCGTGGTGGCAAGAAAGCATCGGCGCAGGTTTGGGAAGGTGCACAGGGTCTGGAGTGGACAGTCGCGTCGCCGGCGCCGTATCACACCTTTGAAACACCGCCTGATCCGGCACTGATCAAAGCCCAGTAA
- the coxB gene encoding cytochrome c oxidase subunit II: MLSKAKLWLGLALSTLMFWSAGLHAAWELNMTRGVTEMSRDTYGLHMTIFWWVVAIGVVVFGAMLWSIIHHRKSKGAKPATFHESTKVEIVWTLIPFVILIMMAIPATRVLTDAYDTTGSELDIQITGYQWRWEYTYMRENMDEEEVSFFSILSTSREEISNDIEKSENYLLDVDKPLVIPTDTRVRFLMTSADVLHAWWVPDFAIKKDTIPGFINETWVVVEEPGVYRGQCAELCGMDHGFMPIVVHALPPAEYEAWYAEQQQAAAEIRELANAELSMEDAMAQGEQIYNQNCVACHQAGGVGMPPVFPALAGSDKATGDRLVTMDTLVHGVEGTAMAAYGRQLNPIQLAAVITFVRNAFGNDTGDLVQPTEVNAYIQEGQ, from the coding sequence ATGTTGTCCAAAGCAAAGCTGTGGTTAGGCCTTGCCCTCAGCACTCTGATGTTCTGGAGTGCGGGTTTGCATGCAGCCTGGGAATTAAACATGACCAGGGGCGTAACCGAAATGAGTCGCGATACCTATGGCCTTCATATGACAATCTTCTGGTGGGTAGTTGCCATCGGGGTTGTGGTATTTGGCGCCATGTTGTGGTCAATCATCCATCATCGCAAATCCAAAGGTGCAAAGCCGGCGACCTTCCACGAAAGTACCAAAGTGGAAATTGTCTGGACGCTGATTCCCTTCGTGATTCTGATCATGATGGCGATTCCGGCAACCCGTGTACTGACCGATGCATACGATACCACTGGCTCGGAGCTCGATATCCAGATCACCGGCTACCAGTGGCGCTGGGAATACACCTACATGCGTGAAAACATGGATGAAGAAGAAGTCTCTTTCTTCAGCATCCTGTCCACATCGCGTGAAGAAATCAGCAATGACATTGAAAAGTCAGAGAATTACCTGCTGGATGTTGATAAGCCGCTGGTGATTCCGACGGACACCCGCGTCCGCTTTCTGATGACCTCTGCCGATGTCCTGCACGCCTGGTGGGTACCGGATTTTGCTATCAAAAAAGACACCATCCCCGGTTTCATCAATGAAACCTGGGTTGTCGTTGAAGAGCCCGGTGTGTACCGCGGCCAGTGCGCCGAGCTGTGTGGTATGGACCACGGCTTCATGCCAATTGTTGTACACGCACTGCCGCCGGCAGAATACGAAGCCTGGTATGCCGAGCAGCAACAGGCTGCCGCTGAGATCCGCGAGCTGGCCAATGCCGAGCTGAGCATGGAAGACGCCATGGCCCAGGGTGAGCAGATCTACAACCAGAACTGTGTCGCCTGCCACCAGGCCGGCGGTGTGGGTATGCCCCCGGTATTCCCGGCACTGGCTGGCAGCGACAAAGCCACTGGCGACCGTCTGGTCACCATGGACACGCTGGTCCACGGTGTCGAAGGTACAGCAATGGCCGCCTATGGCCGACAGCTGAACCCGATTCAACTGGCTGCTGTTATCACCTTCGTTCGTAATGCCTTTGGCAATGATACGGGCGATCTGGTTCAGCCAACTGAAGTCAACGCATACATTCAAGAAGGACAGTAA
- a CDS encoding L-threonylcarbamoyladenylate synthase codes for MASDLHIKKAVRVVEAGGVIAYPTEAVWGLGCDPDNREACLTLLQIKQRPVEKGMILVAASVAQFAALLAPLPVAQQKQLQQAWANQAKTGPVTFLVPDLEDQVPWWVKGSHESVALRVSLHSQVQQLCQALAAPLVSTSANITGTSPATDRLRVEKTLGSQLDFILPGSLGGATKPSQIIDINTGRVIRAG; via the coding sequence ATGGCATCAGATCTGCATATCAAGAAAGCCGTTCGTGTTGTCGAGGCTGGTGGTGTCATCGCGTATCCGACCGAGGCCGTGTGGGGTCTGGGTTGCGACCCCGATAACCGGGAAGCTTGCCTGACCTTGTTGCAGATCAAACAACGGCCAGTGGAAAAAGGTATGATACTGGTTGCAGCGTCAGTGGCACAATTTGCCGCATTGCTGGCGCCTTTGCCCGTGGCACAGCAAAAACAACTGCAGCAGGCCTGGGCCAATCAGGCTAAAACAGGACCGGTGACATTTCTGGTTCCCGATCTGGAAGATCAGGTGCCGTGGTGGGTAAAAGGCAGTCATGAGTCAGTGGCACTGCGGGTCAGTCTGCATTCGCAGGTACAACAGTTGTGCCAGGCACTGGCCGCGCCGCTGGTGTCCACCTCGGCCAATATCACCGGCACTTCACCGGCCACAGACCGGTTGCGGGTGGAAAAAACTCTGGGGTCACAACTTGATTTTATTTTACCAGGCAGTCTGGGTGGGGCGACAAAACCGTCACAGATCATCGACATAAACACAGGTCGCGTCATCCGGGCGGGTTAA
- the dprA gene encoding DNA-processing protein DprA: MSREKVSAWLAQPHHHLLTIDAAGYPPMLRQTDGAPFYLFVRGDPGILARPMIAIVGSRNSTVYGREIAFRLGAELAGKGFVVCSGLASGIDTEAHKAAVKVGTPTVAVLGNGLYDVYPPRNRELAEQIVAPGPAQGALISELPLDAGPVASHFPSRNRIISGLSLGVCVVEATMRSGSLITARLALQQNREVFAVPGSVNSNRSRGCHDLLRQGAVLVEAADDILAHIEPLYRGQLDLLSQSQLQLQDARAAQSGSGAGDADACTHGISASDKNPVLNCIGNDPITMDALVLRTGLSVSELSQQLLTLELAGRIEKRGGTWVRHTTCA, translated from the coding sequence ATGAGCAGGGAAAAGGTTTCAGCATGGCTGGCTCAGCCCCACCACCATCTGCTGACAATTGATGCCGCCGGCTACCCGCCCATGCTCAGGCAGACCGATGGTGCTCCCTTCTATCTGTTTGTGCGCGGTGATCCGGGCATTCTGGCAAGACCCATGATTGCCATAGTTGGCAGTCGAAACAGCACCGTATACGGTCGTGAAATCGCCTTTCGGCTGGGGGCGGAGCTGGCCGGCAAGGGGTTTGTGGTGTGCAGCGGTCTTGCTTCAGGTATCGATACCGAAGCGCACAAAGCTGCCGTTAAAGTCGGCACGCCGACGGTCGCCGTGCTGGGGAATGGTTTGTATGATGTGTATCCACCGCGCAATCGCGAGCTGGCAGAGCAGATTGTGGCACCGGGCCCGGCGCAGGGAGCCCTGATTTCGGAATTGCCACTGGATGCCGGGCCGGTGGCGTCGCATTTCCCCAGTCGGAACCGGATCATCAGTGGTCTTAGCCTGGGAGTCTGTGTGGTTGAGGCAACCATGCGCAGTGGATCGTTGATAACTGCCCGGCTGGCGCTGCAGCAGAACCGGGAGGTATTCGCCGTCCCGGGGTCTGTTAACAGCAACCGAAGTCGCGGCTGCCACGACTTGCTGCGTCAGGGCGCTGTGCTGGTGGAGGCCGCTGATGATATTCTTGCGCATATCGAACCCCTGTATCGGGGGCAACTCGATCTGTTGTCTCAGAGTCAGCTGCAACTGCAGGATGCCAGAGCGGCACAGTCCGGTTCTGGCGCCGGAGACGCGGACGCGTGCACACACGGTATATCAGCAAGCGACAAAAATCCGGTGCTGAATTGCATTGGCAACGACCCGATCACAATGGATGCGCTGGTGCTGCGTACCGGGCTGAGTGTCAGCGAACTGAGTCAGCAACTGCTGACGCTGGAGCTGGCCGGCAGAATCGAAAAACGCGGCGGCACCTGGGTCCGGCACACGACTTGCGCCTGA